A window of Zingiber officinale cultivar Zhangliang chromosome 5A, Zo_v1.1, whole genome shotgun sequence contains these coding sequences:
- the LOC121980444 gene encoding elongation factor 1-alpha-like produces MGKEKVHISIVVIGHVDSGKSTTTGHLIYKLGGIDKRVIERFEKEAAEMNKRSFKYAWVLDKLKAERERGITIDIALWKFETTKYYCTVIDAPGHRDFIKNMITGTSQADCAVLIIDSTTGGFEAGISKDGQTREHALLAFTLGVKQMICCCNKMDATTPKYSKSRYDEIVKEVSSYLKKVGYNPEKIPFVPISGFEGDNMIERSTNLDWYKGPTLLEALDLINEPKRPTDKPLRLPLQDVYKIGGIGTVPVGRVETGVLKPGMVVTFGPTGLTTEVKSVEMHHEALQEALPGDNVGFNVKNVAVKDLKRGFVASNSKDDPAKEAANFTSQVIIMNHPGQIGNGYAPVLDCHTSHIAVKFSEILTKIDRRSGKELEKEPKFLKNGDAGFVKMTPTKPMVVETFAEYPPLGRFAVRDMRQTVAVGVIKNVEKKEPTGAKVTKAAAKKK; encoded by the exons ATGGGGAAAGAGAAGGTTCATATCAGCATTGTGGTCATCGGTCATGTCGACTCTGGCAAGTCAACTACCACTGGACATCTTATTTACAAGCTTGGTGGCATTGATAAGCGTGTGATTGAGAGGTTCGAAAAGGAGGCTGCTGAGATGAACAAGAGGTCATTCAAGTATGCCTGGGTCCTTGATAAGCTTAAGGCTGAGCGCGAAAGAGGGATTACTATCGATATTGCTCTTTGGAAGTTTGAGACAACCAAGTATTACTGCACAGTCATTGATGCTCCTGGACACcgtgatttcatcaagaatatgATCACTGGAACCTCCCAGGCAGATTGTGCTGTTCTTATCATTGACTCAACAACTGGTGGTTTTGAAGCTGGTATTTCAAAGGATGGTCAGACTCGTGAGCATGCCTTACTTGCTTTTACACTTGGAGTTAAACAGATGATTTGCTGTTGCAACAAG ATGGATGCAACCACCCCCAAGTATTCCAAGTCAAGGTACGATGAAATAGTGAAGGAGGTTTCTTCCTACCTCAAAAAGGTTGGCTACAACCCCGAGAAGATCCCTTTTGTCCCCATCTCTGGATTTGAGGGTGACAACATGATTGAGAGGTCTACCAACTTGGACTGGTACAAGGGCCCCACCCTCCTTGAGGCTCTCGACTTGATCAATGAACCGAAGAGGCCCACAGATAAACCCCTTCGGCTCCCTCTCCAGGATGTGTATAAAATTGGTGGGATTGGAACTGTTCCAGTTGGACGAGTTGAGACAGGTGTCCTCAAGCCTGGTATGGTCGTTACATTTGGTCCAACTGGGTTGACGACTGAAGTCAAGTCGGTTGAGATGCACCATGAAGCTCTCCAGGAAGCTCTCCCTGGCGATAATGTTGGGTTTAATGTGAAGAATGTCGCAGTTAAGGATCTTAAGAGAGGTTTTGTTGCATCCAACTCGAAGGATGATCCTGCAAAGGAGGCTGCTAACTTCACTTCTCAGGTGATCATCATGAACCACCCAGGCCAGATTGGCAATGGCTATGCCCCCGTCTTGGACTGCCACACCTCTCACATCGCAGTCAAGTTTTCTGAAATTCTCACCAAGATTGATAGACGATCTGGCAAGGAGCTTGAGAAAGAGCCCAAATTCCTTAAGAATGGTGATGCTGGCTTTGTTAAGATGACCCCTACCAAGCCCATGGTGGTCGAAACTTTCGCTGAGTACCCTCCACTTGGTAGATTTGCTGTGAGGGACATGCGGCAGACGGTTGCTGTCGGTGTCATCAAGAATGTTGAGAAGAAGGAGCCAACCGGTGCCAAGGTTACCAAGGCTGCAGCCAAGAAGAAGTGA